A single genomic interval of Nocardioides nitrophenolicus harbors:
- the map gene encoding type I methionyl aminopeptidase, with protein sequence MIELRTPTQIEQMRPAGRFVASVIQALSEKAAVGVNLLELDALAHQMIKDAGAESCYIDYHPSFGASPFGKVLCTSVNDAVLHGLPHDYTLQDGDLLSVDFAAAVDGWVSDSALSVVVGTPREEDLRLIEVTENALAAGIAAARAGNRLGDISAAIGDVAHAAGLEVNLQFGGHGVGRTMHGEPHVANDGRPGRGLKLRPGLVIAIEPWFLHTTDEIVFDPDGWTIRSADGSRGAHAEHTVAITSGDPLVLTARD encoded by the coding sequence GTGATCGAGCTGCGCACCCCCACCCAGATCGAGCAGATGCGTCCCGCCGGACGCTTCGTGGCCTCGGTGATCCAGGCCCTCTCCGAGAAGGCCGCGGTCGGCGTCAACCTGCTCGAGCTCGACGCGCTGGCCCACCAGATGATCAAGGACGCCGGCGCGGAGTCGTGCTACATCGACTACCACCCCTCGTTCGGCGCCAGCCCGTTCGGCAAGGTGCTGTGCACCTCGGTCAACGACGCGGTGCTGCACGGCCTCCCCCACGACTACACGCTGCAGGACGGCGACCTGCTCTCCGTCGACTTCGCGGCCGCCGTCGACGGCTGGGTCTCCGACTCGGCGCTGTCCGTCGTCGTCGGGACGCCGCGCGAGGAGGACCTGCGTCTGATCGAGGTCACCGAGAACGCACTCGCCGCCGGCATCGCCGCCGCCCGCGCCGGCAACCGGCTCGGCGACATCTCGGCCGCGATCGGCGACGTGGCCCACGCGGCCGGGCTCGAGGTCAACCTGCAGTTCGGCGGCCACGGCGTCGGCCGGACCATGCACGGCGAGCCCCATGTCGCCAACGACGGCCGCCCCGGCCGCGGGCTCAAGCTCCGCCCCGGCCTGGTGATCGCGATCGAGCCGTGGTTCCTGCACACGACCGACGAGATCGTGTTCGACCCCGACGGCTGGACCATCCGCAGCGCCGACGGCTCGCGTGGCGCCCACGCCGAGCACACCGTCGCGATCACCTCCGGCGACCCGCTGGTGCTCACCGCCCGCGACTGA
- a CDS encoding carboxylate-amine ligase, producing MERRTMGVEEELLLVDPETRETTPRAEQVLRYVADHDPEPADELDHELFAHQLETRTPPVGDAADLRRHLVRLRGRAARAAEAVGARIAATGAVPLQGGAPRTTRDDRYLAMIATYGEIARPGGTCGQHVHVQVDSDEQGVRAIDALIPWLSVLLAISANSPYYHGRDTRYASWRSQAWAQWPSASSPTRFGSVAAYHELGRALIASGAALDDGMLYFDVRLSAHQPTVEVRIGDVCTDPDDATLVAVLVRAMVARELDGPGLPGGRWRAELLRAARWRAARYGLGDRLLAPETGELRPAREVLERLVEEVRDQLEGYGDAALVAEALPRVLAGGGATRQRAAAERSGGSVVAVVDDLVRRTAAG from the coding sequence ATGGAGCGGCGCACGATGGGCGTCGAGGAGGAGCTGCTCCTCGTCGATCCCGAGACCCGGGAGACGACGCCGCGCGCCGAGCAGGTGCTCAGGTACGTCGCGGACCACGACCCGGAGCCGGCCGACGAGCTCGACCACGAGCTGTTCGCGCACCAGCTGGAGACCCGGACGCCCCCGGTCGGCGACGCCGCGGACCTGCGCCGCCACCTGGTGCGCCTGCGCGGCCGCGCCGCCCGGGCGGCCGAGGCGGTGGGTGCGCGGATCGCGGCCACGGGCGCCGTCCCGCTGCAGGGCGGAGCCCCCCGCACCACCCGCGACGACCGCTATCTCGCCATGATCGCGACCTACGGCGAGATCGCCCGGCCGGGCGGCACCTGCGGCCAGCACGTCCACGTCCAGGTCGACTCCGACGAGCAGGGCGTGCGCGCGATCGACGCCCTCATCCCCTGGCTGTCCGTGCTGCTCGCGATCAGCGCGAACTCGCCGTACTACCACGGACGCGACACCCGCTACGCGTCCTGGCGCTCCCAGGCCTGGGCGCAGTGGCCCAGCGCCTCCTCACCGACCCGCTTCGGGTCGGTGGCGGCCTACCACGAGCTCGGCCGGGCACTGATCGCCTCCGGCGCGGCCCTCGACGACGGGATGCTCTACTTCGACGTCCGCCTGTCGGCGCACCAGCCGACGGTCGAGGTACGGATCGGCGACGTCTGCACGGACCCCGACGACGCGACCCTGGTCGCGGTCCTGGTGCGGGCGATGGTGGCCCGCGAGCTCGACGGGCCCGGCCTCCCGGGTGGCCGGTGGCGGGCCGAGCTGCTGCGCGCGGCGCGCTGGCGGGCCGCCCGGTACGGGCTGGGCGACCGGCTGCTCGCGCCCGAGACCGGCGAGCTGCGGCCGGCGCGGGAGGTGCTGGAGCGGCTGGTCGAGGAGGTCCGCGACCAGCTGGAGGGGTACGGCGACGCCGCCCTGGTCGCCGAGGCGCTCCCGCGGGTCCTCGCGGGCGGCGGCGCGACCCGGCAGCGGGCGGCCGCCGAGCGGAGCGGAGGGAGCGTCGTCGCCGTGGTCGACGACCTCGTCAGGCGCACCGCCGCCGGCTGA
- a CDS encoding PepSY domain-containing protein, with translation MNTTALRRKRVLIPAVATVAVLAVGGTVWAASADEVSGDERSRVAAAAEQAAGGGTAVDVEHSDDVGAAYEVEVRLADGSEVDLTLDEDLTVVTKESDDADDADDADDADDADDADDADDADDRVLSADERAAVERAALDAVGGGTLLEASASDDPGVAYEAEVRDAQGVEWDVDLDAGYAVVAKTQDR, from the coding sequence ATGAACACCACCGCCCTGCGCCGCAAGCGGGTGCTGATCCCGGCCGTCGCGACCGTCGCCGTGCTCGCCGTCGGCGGCACTGTCTGGGCCGCGTCCGCCGACGAGGTGTCCGGCGACGAGCGCTCCCGGGTCGCCGCGGCCGCGGAGCAGGCGGCGGGCGGCGGGACGGCCGTCGACGTGGAGCACAGCGACGACGTCGGCGCGGCGTACGAGGTCGAGGTCCGCCTGGCCGACGGCTCCGAGGTCGACCTGACGCTCGACGAGGACCTGACGGTCGTGACCAAGGAGTCCGACGACGCCGACGATGCCGACGATGCCGACGATGCCGACGATGCCGACGATGCCGACGATGCCGACGATGCCGACGACCGCGTGCTCTCCGCGGACGAGCGGGCCGCCGTCGAGCGGGCCGCCCTCGACGCGGTCGGCGGGGGCACCCTGCTCGAGGCGAGCGCGAGCGACGACCCGGGTGTGGCCTACGAGGCCGAGGTCCGCGACGCGCAGGGCGTCGAGTGGGACGTCGACCTGGACGCGGGCTACGCGGTGGTGGCGAAGACGCAGGACCGCTGA
- a CDS encoding sensor histidine kinase translates to MRLRTTLAAVLVVAVALVLAAVLLVLAVRSSLRDAAETAAEHRADDLVAQVDAGRLPAPGEPDDESDDEPDDLVWQVTDADGRVVVAAASLSGRLPLDDDEDVALSGAEHRYLVVTEDTADGGAVAVAVSLEDVDETTAALAVPLLLGVPLLVLVVGATTWLVVGRALRPVERIRTEVERISGSSLERRVPVPAGKDEIGRLAHTMNQMLGRLQRARDQQQQFVSDASHELRSPVASLRQAAEVAEAHPGALPEGELAATVREESLRMQQLVDQLLTLARAGEGAARMTRAEVDLDDLVLDHARRGGPPGPVVDTRRVGPGRVHGDAVALGQVVRNLVDNAVRHARSRVLVGVEQQAGVVVLIVEDDGPGVPEAERERVFERFRRLDEARARDAGGSGLGLAIVREVVAAHGGTVALDASPLGGARLVVRLPS, encoded by the coding sequence ATGCGGCTGCGTACGACGCTCGCCGCCGTCCTCGTCGTCGCGGTGGCCCTGGTGCTGGCCGCCGTGCTGCTGGTCCTGGCGGTGCGCTCCTCCTTGCGCGACGCGGCCGAGACCGCCGCCGAGCACCGGGCGGACGACCTGGTGGCCCAGGTCGACGCGGGCCGACTCCCGGCGCCGGGGGAGCCCGACGACGAGTCCGACGACGAGCCCGACGACCTGGTCTGGCAGGTCACCGACGCCGACGGGCGGGTCGTCGTCGCCGCGGCGTCGCTGAGCGGGCGGCTTCCGCTCGACGACGACGAGGACGTCGCCCTGTCCGGAGCGGAGCACCGCTACCTGGTGGTCACCGAGGACACCGCCGACGGGGGCGCGGTCGCGGTCGCGGTGAGCCTGGAGGACGTCGACGAGACCACGGCGGCGCTGGCGGTGCCGCTGCTCCTCGGCGTACCGCTCCTGGTGCTGGTCGTCGGCGCCACCACCTGGCTGGTCGTGGGGCGCGCGCTGCGCCCGGTGGAGCGGATCCGGACCGAGGTGGAGCGGATCAGCGGCTCCAGCCTCGAGCGGCGCGTGCCGGTGCCCGCCGGGAAGGACGAGATCGGCCGCCTGGCGCACACCATGAACCAGATGCTCGGCCGGCTGCAGCGGGCCCGCGACCAGCAGCAGCAGTTCGTGTCCGACGCCTCCCACGAGCTGCGCTCGCCGGTCGCCAGCCTGCGCCAGGCAGCGGAGGTCGCCGAGGCCCATCCGGGCGCGCTGCCCGAGGGTGAGCTGGCCGCGACCGTGCGGGAGGAGTCGCTGCGGATGCAGCAGCTCGTCGACCAGCTGCTGACCCTGGCGAGGGCCGGCGAGGGCGCCGCGCGGATGACCCGCGCCGAGGTGGACCTCGACGACCTCGTCCTCGACCACGCCCGCCGCGGGGGCCCACCGGGACCGGTGGTCGACACCCGGCGCGTCGGACCCGGCCGGGTGCACGGCGATGCCGTGGCCCTCGGCCAGGTGGTGCGCAACCTGGTCGACAACGCCGTCCGGCACGCCCGGAGCCGGGTGCTGGTGGGCGTGGAGCAGCAGGCCGGCGTCGTCGTGCTGATCGTCGAGGACGACGGGCCGGGCGTGCCCGAGGCGGAGCGGGAGCGGGTCTTCGAGCGGTTCCGTCGCCTCGACGAGGCCCGGGCCCGCGACGCCGGGGGCAGCGGGCTCGGGCTGGCGATCGTGCGCGAGGTCGTGGCGGCCCACGGCGGCACCGTCGCACTCGACGCGTCCCCGCTCGGGGGTGCCCGGCTCGTCGTACGGCTGCCTTCCTGA
- a CDS encoding response regulator transcription factor, giving the protein MRVLVVDDERRLARTLQVGLGAEGFAVDLAHDGTDGLWLARENPYDAIVLDLMLPGVNGYQVCRTLREEGNWTPILMLTAKDGEWDQVEGLDTGADDYLTKPFSFPVLVARLRAVARRGARERPTALEIGDLVVDPAARRVRRGDVEISLTAREFAVLAFLARHKGDVVSKRQILDAVWDGDFEGDPNIVEVYVRHLRNKVDRPFGREAIETLRGAGYRLSSDGG; this is encoded by the coding sequence ATGCGTGTCCTGGTCGTCGACGACGAGCGGCGGCTGGCCCGCACCCTCCAGGTCGGCCTCGGCGCCGAGGGCTTCGCCGTCGACCTCGCCCACGACGGCACCGACGGCCTGTGGCTGGCCCGCGAGAACCCGTACGACGCGATCGTGCTCGACCTGATGCTGCCCGGCGTCAACGGCTACCAGGTGTGCCGCACGCTGCGCGAGGAGGGCAACTGGACGCCGATCCTGATGCTCACCGCCAAGGACGGCGAGTGGGACCAGGTCGAGGGCCTCGACACCGGCGCCGACGACTACCTCACCAAGCCCTTCTCCTTCCCGGTCCTGGTGGCGCGGCTGCGCGCGGTGGCCCGCCGGGGCGCGCGGGAGCGGCCGACGGCCCTCGAGATCGGGGACCTGGTCGTGGACCCGGCCGCCCGGCGGGTGCGCCGCGGCGACGTCGAGATCTCCCTGACGGCGCGTGAGTTCGCGGTGCTCGCCTTCCTCGCCCGCCACAAGGGCGACGTGGTCTCCAAGCGCCAGATCCTGGACGCGGTCTGGGACGGCGACTTCGAGGGCGACCCCAACATCGTCGAGGTGTACGTGCGCCACCTGCGCAACAAGGTGGACCGACCGTTCGGCCGCGAGGCGATCGAGACGCTGCGCGGCGCCGGGTACCGCCTGTCGAGCGACGGGGGCTGA
- a CDS encoding cytochrome P450: MTELLIPEGWDPTDPDINEVALPHDEFRALRANEPIRWIEQVPEARAGFLDTGYWALTRHAEVRQVSKDNENWSAMENGVIIRFAPDMTRDQVEVQRAMLIHHDPPDHTKMRGIVSRGFTPRVIAALKQVLEERAHEIVAEAVAKGSGDFVEDIAAELPLQAIADFLGVPQEDRKKLFEWSNQMMGYDDPDIGADPAVASMEILVYFDQLANERRANPQDDIVTKLISVGLDDDHGALTNDEFGFFVILLTVAGNETTRNATSHGMHAFFEHPDQWELWKKERPETAIDEIVRWATPVTVFQRTAKKDTELAGQAIKKGDRVAMFYASANFDETVFEDPFTFNILREHNPHVAFGGHGAHYCLGANLARLQINLIFNAIADLAPDIELVGKPRRLRSGWLNAIKEMQVTYTK, from the coding sequence GTGACCGAGCTCCTCATCCCGGAGGGATGGGATCCCACCGATCCCGACATCAACGAAGTGGCGCTGCCGCACGACGAGTTCCGTGCGCTGCGGGCCAATGAGCCGATCCGCTGGATCGAGCAGGTCCCGGAGGCGCGCGCGGGCTTCCTCGACACCGGCTACTGGGCGCTGACCCGGCACGCCGAGGTCCGCCAGGTGTCCAAGGACAACGAGAACTGGTCGGCGATGGAGAACGGCGTCATCATCCGGTTCGCGCCCGACATGACCCGGGACCAGGTCGAGGTCCAGCGCGCGATGCTCATCCACCACGACCCGCCGGACCACACCAAGATGCGCGGCATCGTCTCGCGCGGCTTCACGCCGCGGGTGATCGCCGCGCTGAAGCAGGTGCTGGAGGAGCGCGCCCACGAGATCGTCGCCGAGGCCGTGGCCAAGGGCAGCGGCGACTTCGTCGAGGACATCGCCGCGGAGCTGCCGCTGCAGGCGATCGCCGACTTCCTGGGGGTGCCGCAGGAGGACCGCAAGAAGCTCTTCGAGTGGTCCAACCAGATGATGGGCTACGACGACCCCGACATCGGCGCCGACCCGGCGGTGGCGTCCATGGAGATCCTGGTCTACTTCGACCAGCTGGCCAACGAGCGCCGGGCGAACCCACAGGACGACATCGTCACCAAGCTGATCAGCGTCGGCCTCGACGACGACCACGGCGCGCTGACCAACGACGAGTTCGGCTTCTTCGTCATCCTGCTGACCGTCGCGGGCAACGAGACGACCCGCAATGCGACCAGCCACGGCATGCACGCCTTCTTCGAGCACCCCGACCAGTGGGAGCTGTGGAAGAAGGAGCGCCCGGAGACGGCCATCGACGAGATCGTCCGCTGGGCGACCCCGGTCACGGTCTTCCAGCGCACCGCCAAGAAGGACACCGAGCTCGCCGGCCAGGCGATCAAGAAGGGCGACCGCGTGGCCATGTTCTACGCGTCCGCGAACTTCGACGAGACGGTCTTCGAGGATCCCTTCACCTTCAACATCCTGCGCGAGCACAACCCGCACGTCGCCTTCGGCGGCCACGGCGCGCACTACTGCCTCGGGGCCAACCTGGCGCGGTTGCAGATCAACCTGATCTTCAACGCCATCGCCGACCTCGCGCCCGACATCGAGCTCGTGGGCAAGCCGCGCCGGCTCCGCTCCGGCTGGCTCAACGCGATCAAGGAGATGCAGGTCACCTACACGAAGTAG
- a CDS encoding steroid 3-ketoacyl-CoA thiolase, with protein sequence MGNPVIVEAVRTPLGKRKGWLAGLHPAQTLGFVQAEVLRRAGVDPALVEQVIGGCVTQAGEQSNDAVRRAWLYAGLPQATAGTALDAQCGSGQQATHLVNDMVAAGTIDVGIACGVEMMSRIPLGANVPPGMGDPRPADWSIDMPNQFEAADRIARNRGLTRADLEALGLASQAKAKVAVDEGRFKREIAPISAPVLDAEGNPTGEARVVDADQGLRETTAEGLAGLRTVLEDGLHTAGTSSQISDGAAALLIMDEEKARALGLTPRARIKAQCLVGSDPYFHLDGPIDATQRLLDKTGMAIGDFDLFEVNEAFASVVLSWAGVHGVDLDKVNVNGGAIALGHPVGATGVRLITTALHELERRDQGTALISMCAGGAMATGTIIERI encoded by the coding sequence ATGGGCAACCCGGTGATCGTCGAAGCAGTCCGCACTCCCCTCGGCAAGCGCAAGGGCTGGCTGGCGGGCCTGCACCCGGCCCAGACCTTGGGCTTCGTGCAGGCCGAGGTGCTGCGCCGCGCCGGGGTCGACCCGGCCCTGGTGGAGCAGGTGATCGGCGGCTGCGTCACCCAGGCCGGCGAGCAGTCCAATGACGCCGTCCGCCGAGCCTGGCTCTACGCCGGGCTCCCCCAGGCCACGGCCGGGACCGCCCTCGACGCCCAGTGCGGCTCGGGCCAGCAGGCCACCCACCTGGTCAACGACATGGTCGCCGCCGGAACCATCGACGTCGGCATCGCCTGCGGCGTCGAGATGATGTCGCGCATCCCGCTCGGGGCCAACGTGCCGCCGGGGATGGGCGACCCCCGGCCCGCCGACTGGTCGATCGACATGCCCAACCAGTTCGAGGCCGCCGACCGGATCGCGCGCAACCGCGGCCTGACCCGGGCCGACCTCGAGGCGCTCGGCCTCGCCTCCCAGGCCAAGGCCAAGGTGGCCGTCGACGAGGGCCGCTTCAAGCGCGAGATCGCCCCGATCTCGGCGCCGGTCCTCGACGCCGAGGGCAACCCGACCGGCGAGGCCCGGGTCGTCGACGCCGACCAGGGCCTGCGCGAGACCACCGCCGAGGGCCTGGCCGGCCTGCGCACCGTGCTCGAGGACGGCCTGCACACCGCCGGCACCTCCTCGCAGATCTCCGACGGCGCCGCTGCGCTGCTCATCATGGACGAGGAGAAGGCGCGCGCGCTGGGCCTGACCCCGCGCGCCCGGATCAAGGCGCAGTGCCTGGTCGGCTCCGACCCGTACTTCCACCTCGACGGCCCCATCGACGCCACCCAGCGCCTGCTCGACAAGACCGGCATGGCGATCGGCGACTTCGACCTGTTCGAGGTCAACGAGGCGTTCGCCTCCGTCGTGCTGTCCTGGGCCGGCGTGCACGGCGTCGACCTGGACAAGGTCAACGTCAACGGTGGCGCGATCGCGCTCGGTCACCCGGTGGGTGCCACCGGCGTGCGGCTGATCACCACCGCCCTGCACGAGCTGGAGCGCCGCGACCAGGGCACCGCGCTGATCTCGATGTGCGCCGGCGGCGCCATGGCGACCGGCACCATCATCGAGCGGATCTGA
- the der gene encoding ribosome biogenesis GTPase Der: protein MSEDTPTGVVPVLAVVGRPNVGKSTLVNRILGRREAVVEDIPGVTRDRVSYDAEWAGRAFTLVDTGGWDPDARGMAERIKVQAEVAVTLADAVLFVVDASVGITDADEAVVRVLRKSGKPVVLAANKVDDERAEAEAYGLWNLGLGEPHSVSALHGRGSGDLLDAVLDVLPEAPDRVEEELGGPRRIAIVGRPNVGKSSLLNKLAGEERVVVDNVAGTTVDPVDELVELGGREWRFIDTAGIRKRVKEASGHEYYAWLRTSTAIERAEVCVLVLAGNESIAEQDMRILQEVREAGKALVIAFNKWDLVDAERRYYLDREIERDLVQVQWAPRINITAKTGWHIDRLVPALDRAIEGWETRISTGALNAFLGRIVAEHPHPVRGGKQPRILFGSQVQSAPPVFKLFTTGKLDQGYERFIERRLREEFGFVGTPIEIKVQPREKRARR, encoded by the coding sequence ATGAGTGAAGACACCCCGACCGGGGTGGTCCCGGTGCTGGCCGTCGTCGGCCGTCCCAACGTCGGCAAGTCGACCCTGGTGAACCGGATCCTCGGTCGCCGCGAGGCCGTCGTCGAGGACATCCCCGGAGTCACCCGCGACCGGGTGTCGTACGACGCCGAGTGGGCCGGGCGGGCCTTCACGCTCGTCGACACCGGCGGCTGGGACCCCGACGCCCGCGGCATGGCCGAGCGGATCAAGGTCCAGGCCGAGGTCGCGGTGACCCTGGCCGACGCGGTCCTCTTCGTGGTCGACGCCTCGGTCGGCATCACCGACGCCGACGAGGCCGTGGTCCGGGTGCTGCGCAAGTCCGGCAAGCCGGTCGTGCTCGCCGCCAACAAGGTCGACGACGAGCGGGCCGAGGCGGAGGCCTACGGGCTGTGGAATCTCGGCCTCGGTGAGCCGCACTCCGTCTCGGCGCTCCACGGCCGCGGCTCGGGCGACCTGCTCGACGCCGTCCTCGACGTGCTCCCCGAGGCCCCCGACCGGGTCGAGGAGGAGCTCGGCGGACCGCGCCGGATCGCCATCGTCGGCCGGCCCAATGTCGGCAAGTCGTCGCTGCTCAACAAGCTCGCGGGCGAGGAGCGCGTCGTCGTCGACAATGTCGCCGGCACCACGGTCGACCCGGTCGACGAGCTCGTCGAGCTCGGCGGCCGCGAGTGGCGCTTCATCGACACCGCCGGCATCCGCAAGCGGGTCAAGGAGGCCTCGGGCCACGAGTACTACGCCTGGCTGCGCACCTCCACCGCGATCGAGCGGGCCGAGGTGTGCGTGTTGGTGCTGGCCGGCAACGAGTCCATCGCCGAGCAGGACATGCGGATCCTGCAGGAGGTGCGCGAGGCCGGCAAGGCGCTCGTGATCGCCTTCAACAAGTGGGACCTGGTCGACGCCGAGCGCCGCTACTACCTCGACCGCGAGATCGAGCGCGACCTGGTGCAGGTGCAGTGGGCGCCGCGGATCAACATCACCGCCAAGACCGGCTGGCACATCGACCGCCTGGTGCCCGCGCTGGACCGCGCGATCGAGGGCTGGGAGACCCGGATCTCCACCGGCGCGCTCAACGCCTTCCTCGGCCGAATCGTCGCCGAGCACCCCCACCCGGTGCGGGGCGGCAAGCAGCCGCGGATCCTGTTCGGCAGCCAGGTGCAGAGCGCGCCGCCGGTGTTCAAGCTGTTCACCACCGGCAAGCTGGACCAGGGCTACGAGCGGTTCATCGAGCGCCGGCTGCGTGAGGAGTTCGGCTTCGTCGGCACCCCGATCGAGATCAAGGTCCAGCCGCGGGAGAAGCGCGCCCGCCGCTGA
- a CDS encoding lysophospholipid acyltransferase family protein, whose amino-acid sequence MSAHTQRPRSDTVRTPARGLLVRGRPTSRWLIRRRWDVRVHHPERFPATGPAVVAGNHIGFVDGPLMAIFAPRPVHALTKTEMFSGPLGAFLRASGQIPLDRDHTDPAAVRMALRVLREGHAVGVFPEGTRGPGDLERFHGGAAYLALVTGAPVVPLIFLGSRDPGGSSSSLPHGGARIDIVVGEPYAVDAAPWPRTRENVRLTSAALRTHLQQQLAEALDETGRRLPGPLPQGEPDE is encoded by the coding sequence GTGAGCGCACACACCCAGCGGCCGCGCAGCGACACGGTCCGGACGCCGGCGCGCGGGCTGCTGGTGCGCGGGCGGCCCACCTCGCGCTGGCTGATCCGACGCCGCTGGGACGTGCGGGTGCACCACCCCGAGCGGTTCCCCGCCACGGGCCCGGCGGTGGTGGCCGGCAACCACATCGGCTTCGTGGACGGCCCGCTGATGGCGATCTTCGCGCCCCGGCCGGTGCACGCGCTGACCAAGACCGAGATGTTCTCGGGGCCGCTGGGCGCCTTCCTGCGCGCCTCGGGCCAGATCCCCCTCGACCGCGACCACACCGACCCGGCGGCCGTCCGGATGGCGCTGCGGGTGCTGCGCGAGGGGCACGCCGTCGGGGTGTTCCCGGAGGGCACCCGCGGGCCGGGGGACCTGGAGCGCTTCCACGGCGGCGCGGCCTACCTGGCGCTGGTGACGGGGGCGCCCGTCGTACCGCTGATCTTCCTGGGCTCGCGCGACCCGGGCGGGTCGAGCAGCTCGCTGCCCCACGGGGGAGCGCGGATCGACATCGTCGTGGGGGAGCCGTACGCCGTCGATGCGGCTCCCTGGCCCCGGACGCGGGAGAATGTCCGTCTGACCTCGGCCGCGCTGCGCACCCACCTGCAGCAGCAGCTGGCCGAAGCCCTGGACGAGACGGGGCGGCGCCTGCCCGGACCGCTCCCGCAAGGAGAACCTGATGAGTGA
- the cmk gene encoding (d)CMP kinase yields MAVDGTSGSGKSSTCRAVADRLGLRYLDTGAQYRAVTWWMLDQGIDVHDPAAVAARAGEPVLVSGTDPLAPTITVDGRDVSVEIRGDAVNGAVSPVSAVPEVRARLVEIQRELIGAGGIVVEGRDIGSVVWPQAELKVYLTADPAARAARRALENGGADVAATRASLLARDEIDSGRAVAPLTMADGAVHVDSTDLTLDEVVDVVVGLVMERV; encoded by the coding sequence GTGGCAGTGGACGGAACCTCCGGCTCGGGCAAGTCCAGCACCTGCCGTGCCGTGGCCGACCGGCTCGGCCTGCGCTATCTCGACACCGGCGCCCAGTACCGCGCGGTCACCTGGTGGATGCTCGACCAGGGCATCGACGTGCACGACCCGGCCGCCGTCGCCGCGCGCGCCGGCGAGCCGGTGCTCGTCTCGGGGACCGACCCGCTCGCGCCGACGATCACCGTCGACGGCCGTGATGTCTCCGTCGAGATCCGCGGCGACGCGGTCAACGGCGCGGTCTCGCCGGTCAGCGCGGTCCCCGAGGTCCGCGCCCGGCTGGTCGAGATCCAGCGCGAGCTGATCGGCGCCGGGGGGATCGTGGTCGAGGGCCGCGACATCGGCTCCGTGGTGTGGCCGCAGGCGGAGCTCAAGGTCTACCTGACCGCCGACCCGGCTGCCCGCGCCGCCCGTCGGGCGCTGGAGAACGGCGGCGCCGACGTCGCCGCCACCCGCGCGTCGCTGCTGGCCCGGGACGAGATCGACTCGGGCCGCGCGGTCGCCCCGTTGACCATGGCCGACGGCGCGGTCCACGTGGACTCCACGGACCTGACCCTCGACGAGGTCGTCGACGTCGTGGTGGGCCTGGTGATGGAGCGGGTGTGA
- a CDS encoding prephenate dehydrogenase, producing the protein MSETSVLVGPVEIVGTGLIGTSIALACRRAGLEVLLTDTTSDHVRTATGLGAGRARTDQDEPQLVVVAVPPDALGAVITEVLDRVGPETVVTDVGSVKAGPLDAVAGHRSVSRYVGSHPMAGTEHSGPLTANAELFDGRPWAITPGPDAAPSATRVVEALALVCGAVPVHLSPVEHDRAVARTSHVPHLMAALVAGTLAGASADHLALSGTGVRDVTRVAGGDPRLYSQIIGGNATAVAALLAEVRDRLDLALEAVVGGDRVGLESLLAYGQAGTRAIPGKHGAAPEPMEAVRVALPDQPGGLARLFADAGDSGVNIEDVRIDHDPGRPVGQVELDVVVGRAEELRAALESRGWVTHR; encoded by the coding sequence GTGTCTGAGACGAGTGTGCTCGTAGGCCCGGTCGAGATCGTCGGGACCGGCCTGATCGGCACCTCGATCGCGCTGGCCTGCCGTCGCGCCGGGCTCGAGGTGCTGCTCACCGACACCACCTCGGACCACGTGCGCACCGCGACCGGGCTCGGCGCCGGCCGGGCCCGCACGGACCAGGACGAGCCGCAGCTGGTCGTGGTCGCCGTACCTCCGGACGCGCTGGGCGCGGTGATCACCGAGGTGCTCGACCGGGTCGGCCCGGAGACCGTCGTGACCGACGTGGGCAGCGTCAAGGCCGGTCCGCTGGACGCGGTGGCGGGCCATCGGTCCGTAAGCCGGTACGTCGGCAGCCACCCGATGGCCGGCACCGAGCACTCCGGTCCGCTCACGGCCAATGCCGAGCTCTTCGACGGCCGGCCCTGGGCGATCACGCCCGGCCCCGACGCGGCGCCGTCCGCGACCCGGGTGGTCGAGGCGCTGGCACTGGTGTGTGGTGCGGTCCCGGTGCACCTGAGCCCGGTCGAGCACGACCGTGCCGTGGCGCGGACCTCTCACGTCCCGCACCTGATGGCGGCTCTCGTCGCCGGGACGCTCGCGGGCGCCTCGGCCGACCACCTCGCGCTCTCGGGCACCGGTGTCCGCGACGTGACCCGGGTCGCCGGCGGTGACCCGCGGCTCTACAGCCAGATCATCGGCGGCAACGCGACCGCGGTCGCCGCGCTGCTGGCCGAGGTCCGCGACCGGCTGGACCTCGCCCTGGAGGCGGTCGTCGGCGGCGACCGGGTGGGCCTGGAGTCGCTTCTCGCCTACGGCCAGGCCGGCACCCGCGCCATCCCCGGCAAGCACGGCGCCGCGCCGGAGCCGATGGAGGCGGTCCGGGTGGCCCTGCCCGACCAGCCGGGCGGGCTGGCCCGGCTGTTCGCCGACGCCGGCGACAGCGGCGTCAACATCGAGGACGTCCGCATCGACCACGACCCGGGCCGCCCGGTCGGCCAGGTCGAGCTCGACGTCGTCGTGGGCCGGGCCGAGGAGCTGCGGGCCGCTCTGGAGTCGAGAGGGTGGGTGACCCACCGGTAA